Part of the Falco naumanni isolate bFalNau1 chromosome 3, bFalNau1.pat, whole genome shotgun sequence genome is shown below.
AGCCAGAAGTCTGCCCTTCTGTATGTTTAAAATAGTGTAAGATAAAGCAATTCTAACTGACCTAGCAGATCAACAGTAGTACAGTTAGCACCAGTAGACTGCCGGTGAAAGAGTGGGCCAAGTATTCCCACAGAAAGCCCCAGGAGCGTCTCCCAAATACACACATAACCTAAGCAAGCACATTAGAGCTTGCGAAAGACTGCCACGGTAACTTGAGAATACACAAGAGCTAGGGTTTTTTGCCAGTGTCCTGATGCCCATACCAAAGACAGGTGAAATACCTCTACTGTCTCCAGCTAAATTCCACAAGCCAGAAGAGAAAGTGTTTCACATAAGTAAATCCCTTGCTGGCAGgtttgcagaaacaaaattttatttacacAGGCAAGTCTATCTTTAGACCCCATTGAACTCTTTACATTTCTAGAATATTTACATGATTTCAAGATGCTCTGAGtgatgaacaaaaaaaaaagattacagaaACTGTCAAAAgcatagcaaaaaaacccaacctatCATTGTGCTTTAAAACTTATGATCTAAAGTAATGtagaagaaatgtaattttagcACCTTGGTCATAACGGTCATGCTATATAAGACACTTAAATAGCAGGGGGGATGTCAGAAGTGACCGTATCCAGAGGTTGCCAGTGACAATTCATGAGGGAATCATAGAGTTCTTCACTTGTCTCCATAAATTGCCTGTTCATTTCATCAACATCCAAGTAAAGCTGTggatctgaaaaataaaagcctggtAAGCACAAGTGTCAGACCTGGGAAGGCATGCATacaaaaatctgaagtaaaTGCCTAATGAAGTGCGTTTTAGCTAATATTACATCATTTCACTACATTTACTAGTAAATGTCTATGATGTTTATTCACCTAGAAATTTAACAAACCTGATACGTCTAACTTTTTGGAATTTGTGTATTAGAATGCTAGGACTGTATTGGCATTTCAAGATAAAGAGCAGACTTAATTAACCACAAAACTCTCCCAAAATCCATTTAATTCATTTCTACTACAATATGAGTTCGGCACGATAAAGCTTCTGAACACTAACACAGGATGTCTATATGTACGAAACAAGTCCACAAACCTTCCAGACCAGACAATTTTTTGTACCAAATCTTTAAGTTCAAGTTGAATCCTCTTTTTAGGACCCATAAGCTTTTACCTCAGGGCTTGGAAAACAAAGCTTCTGCCTATTAATGAGTTTAACATAGAATATGCTTAGCAGAATCTACGCAAAGATATGACAAATTCTGTATTAGACCATTCTGGAACAAGAATGAAGGCAAAGTTAAGAAACCTACTATGAAGTGTTGTTAACTATGTCCCATTCAACTTGACAGGGTACACACCATCAGCTTTAAAATCCTACCTCATCTCAGCTATAACCTGTACAGAATCCTGCTACATCACCTGAATTGCCCAGACATTCTTCATCCAACAGTCATTGGCTTGTATTGTTAAAGGGCACTAGTACAGCTAAATTCAAGTTGCAGTGACAGAATCATCATTACCTTCAGTTATAAGGTCATCACTGATTTCAGTCATAGCTGAAGTttccttgaaacaaaaaataagaaaatctttTAAGTGTAATCAGAATTTATTTGGGAAAGTACGGCTAATCCAAAacattccccccctccctcccacaaCTACAAAAATAAGCTGGGGGGGGTCGTGGTGTATGTGTTGGCAGGGTTGaggggtttttggttgtttgggttgtttttttttttaggggggggGGTTCTTgtgggtttggtgtttgttggtttttttaaaaaaaaaaatagcatagGTCAGGTTGGAATGAACTTCTAAAAGCTGTAATTGATAAGACCATCTTACAGTAATTCTTTGATTTGCTTTAAGTGAAGTACatcagaaaaacaggaagagaTGAAACCTACAGAGTTATGCTGTCAGTTGGCATACAGGAGCAAACAGTGATGTATAAATCTCTAGTTCTATAGACTAACCAAAGCATTTAAAGACACCTCTCAGTGAAGCCTGCTACTCAAACCTCCACACAACGCAAAAAGCACCATTTCAGTTTTAGAACTTCTTTTGCTCTGACTTAATACAATTCATACAacttatttgtgatttttttttttttgaaggaagcGTGTAGTATCTTTACCTCAAAAACAGCTGGAGCCATAACAGCATCTCCTAAAGAGCAGTCTCCAACAGCTTGCATGTTATCATAGGGAGTATACGAGCTGTAGTTGTAGTCAGCATAAGGATCATAACCCCACTGTGAGTAGTAGTTCTGATAATCTTGGTAATAATCATTATAGTTGTAGGACTGGTACCGCTGGAATTCTGCTTTCAGTCTGAAACATGAGAAATTACATACAGTTAAGAGTTTGAGAACAATGAACTGTAAACCCAGTTGTGAAGTTAAACAATTTGCCAGCTTACACATTTCAAAGCTTAAAGGAAGCTTTTCTGAATAGTTGCCTAAGCAACAGTCTAAGTCACAGTGTTAAGATCTCATTTTTATAGAGAGGCAAATGCTCTCACCTTCACCAGTaccaaaataattgttttcatgGATTAACTCGATCCATGACACTTCAAGTGTTCTTAGTATCTGTGTAAGCAACCTGCTGATAGAAACTGATTTATGAAGACCAGAGACCTTTATCAAGCACAGCTGCTTTAAAGATGCATCCAGTCTTAATTAACTCTTCTATCTTCTGTTTGCTTAATGCTAAATCTTATTATTTCCAGGAACAAGGGAGTGAAGTCAGATTATCTGTTTCAGAGGACCACCTGACACTGCCTGCCAGTTTGCCATGTCTACCTCCACCTGCTCAATTTTTAGTCCATGAACAAGTTGCCAAAGTAGAGCTGTCAGGTGAAGTCAGTGTCATCACTATCCAGTCTGAagccaaagcagcaggaaaatgacAACAGTCATTGGTTCTTAACACCAGAAGGGCCGGCTGATCAGTTTTCACTACTTTCCCTCTCCTGAGTAGATATTCTCAGGGACAACTTCACACTAACAGCAAGAATCAATACACAAGTGTCACCTGTACTAAAACAAAGGTACAAAACCAGAGGTACACTACATGAAATACATCCAGACAACCCAGCTGCACATTCCAAAGAATCCTCTATGCTTAGACATTTCCTCACTGATTATACATAGGCAAACCTCCTGTGTTTGCAGAGTCCTATTCTCCACACCTCCACTTCATCACAGAGGTCAGATCTAGGTTTTCTGTCAAGAACACAAGCTGAAGCTTAGTGACAAACTACTCTGATAGCTGGATATTTTGATGCTAGGAGACCATAGCACTCAGCCATTCAAAAAGAGATACGGATTACTGATGCATATTTTAGTACCTATGCCACGTTTGCTTCGATACTGTAAAGCTCCACATACACTCTAGTAACTAGGTATTCTATTGTCTTGCTACTGTAGTAAACAAGTGATTACACAGTGTCTCCAAGTCTTCTGCTTCCAACTTCTCTCCTACATACATCtctgtaggaaagaaaaatctgaaaataccaCTGACATTCTTCTGGATAGCAGAAGTAAGGAAACATGTTTGTGACCtcttcttgttttcaaaatagtCTGATCTGAGCAATTGTGGACAGCAAAGTCTTGGGTAAAGGCATTTCCATTCCAAAGCCAAGAGTCAACATTTGCAGAATTATCCAGggtaaagagaaataaaagctgttacTTTCACTATTCAACAGAAGCTACAAGCTAACTTCATGAATATACTGGAATGGTTTTATATAAAGTTCTATGTTTGCCTGTATCCTGGATCAAAATTTATCAAATTTGTTATCAATTCTCTAACTGTTCAGAGATTTGAATTGCCTTGAATAACTGACAGAACTGAACTGGCAGAGTAAAAAACCCTCTCAAAACAGTCAATTTTAAATTCCCTGCTGCCCCAATCacttggaaaagcaaacagtatTCTGTAAACTCTTTCAGCAACATCTCCTTTGGCTTCTTCCCCCCCATGATCTGGATTTTTCCATTTAAGAGTTCCTTTCTCTGCCAGCCTACTGTAGAACTACTAACACGCTACTCTGCCTGAACTAAAGGAGAGGTCTAGAAGAAAAGCTCCCAAGCATACAATCAGGCCCAAACCTGGAAACATTTATGAATACATTCAGTTTTGCTACTTGTAAGAATTAAGGCTGGTTACAAAGTCAAAGAGTTTGGCTAGACTTAAAAGAATTGCATTCCCCCAGCAATCCTGAAAGAGGCTGATGAATCCAGGGAGTCAAAACATaatgcttctttatttttggtttttagaCTGCATCGTGCGTACAGCCATTATAGCACGGGCCACAGACTTTACAAAAGCAGGGCTACAAGAATCTGATTATTTAGAATTACTGTATCAATGCACAACTCATTCGTTACCTTTTAGAAATTCCTATGCTCAGCCGGATTCGTTTTCCCCCCAGACCTGGTGCATTCTGGCAGTCTTGCAGTGCCCTCATCTGATCACCTTGCTCACCAAATCTGACAAAGGCATACCCTCTACaattttcaaaagggaaaaaataaattctagtATGCATAACAGTTACAAAGCTAATGAATTCAATTTCtgtctttacaaaaaaaaaaagacaagataGCAGCTACTATAGCTTCTATTACCTAAGCAATCTCTCTGGCATATGCACATGCACAGAAGATGTTTCACCAAATTAAAAACTTGGGCCAGAAGCAAAAAGCTTGGTTTTGTTAGCATTAAGATGCAACTTGCTGAGAGCCAGCAAAACAATAGGATTTAATTGCTATCTGTAAGTAATCAGATTCcatatttctgcatttacagCAGTTAATTTATCAATTAGTGTTAACCCACTCCTACCACTATACAGCACtaacttttttaaatttgctttctcttaaGTTTGAGTTAAGTCTATTACAGACAGCACCGTCTGAACAGCAAACTCGCTCATCCCTGCCTGACTCACTGCCTGGCCAGTGTAGCTTCTGCTAGGCTTTATTTACTAGTATTAACAGGTTCAGTTCCCCCAACCCCTTAAGACTTGCCAGGCCTCACATTTTTCTCCCACATGTAAAAAGGGCATTGTTTTGTCTTCAGTACTGCAGACAGCTAAGCGGACACACTGCTGTAtggaagcacagcagcacaaactTCAGCACACACTCTCCCTTCTCCCACCACTTGATTTCATTCATGCAGATAGCTAAATTGAAACATATCATGTTAACTACTTAAACTAACCAAGAAACACAAGGATctatgctgttaaaaaaaaataactctagAGATTACTCTCTCTCTTCCTGcctctgaagaaaatgcaggaaCAGGTTGGACGCAAGTTCTTCTATATTACTCTAGAAATAAACATACTAACAGCATTACAAATTTTCACAGGCATTACCTGGAATATCCCAGAAGGTCTGTTGCTATTTTGCAGTCAATACATGAGGGGTACCTCTTTAGGAAATAGTCATAAAGCTGGAAATCATCCACTTCTGGAGTAAGCTCCCCAACAAATATCGAATAATCTGGTCTTTAAAAAGATAAGGAGAAGAACTGTCAAGTTTTGAGACTAAGGTACCTGATTGCTGGATTAAGGTACCTAACATATAAGCAGGTAGTTATCACTGGACAAGTTAAGGAGACAAAAATCTGAGAAAGATTATTAATTACAAAACTCTTCTGATATTACACAGAACTGCAATGCAATCACATCAGCATGGAGTTCTCAATTTCTCTGGGTCCGTTctctgcttttacaaaaaaagcatttcaaaagccCATTTTATAAAAAACTTCTAGAAGCTGGCTTTAAGGGTATTCATTGTCTAAggggttggggtggggagggagaaggcacaaaaataacaggaaaagcTATTAACTCAATTTACAGCCACAATTCAAGAGAGGTATGACTATTGCTCCATCATTTCTCCAGTGATTATAGAGAGATGAACTACAAAAAAAACTTCAATATTCTGTTGGCAATACATTTCCATAAGCAATACTTGGTGTAT
Proteins encoded:
- the LOC121084490 gene encoding tRNA selenocysteine 1-associated protein 1-like isoform X1 produces the protein MGPQASFKGKDLMAKKRECLQAYSWWRTPQKKRKKKNKIKPGRIEFVPSSSSARPDYSIFVGELTPEVDDFQLYDYFLKRYPSCIDCKIATDLLGYSRGYAFVRFGEQGDQMRALQDCQNAPGLGGKRIRLSIGISKRLKAEFQRYQSYNYNDYYQDYQNYYSQWGYDPYADYNYSSYTPYDNMQAVGDCSLGDAVMAPAVFEETSAMTEISDDLITEDPQLYLDVDEMNRQFMETSEELYDSLMNCHWQPLDTVTSDIPPAI
- the LOC121084490 gene encoding tRNA selenocysteine 1-associated protein 1-like isoform X2, with product MASQDLMAKKRECLQAYSWWRTPQKKRKKKNKIKPGRIEFVPSSSSARPDYSIFVGELTPEVDDFQLYDYFLKRYPSCIDCKIATDLLGYSRGYAFVRFGEQGDQMRALQDCQNAPGLGGKRIRLSIGISKRLKAEFQRYQSYNYNDYYQDYQNYYSQWGYDPYADYNYSSYTPYDNMQAVGDCSLGDAVMAPAVFEETSAMTEISDDLITEDPQLYLDVDEMNRQFMETSEELYDSLMNCHWQPLDTVTSDIPPAI
- the LOC121084490 gene encoding tRNA selenocysteine 1-associated protein 1-like isoform X3, with the translated sequence MGPQASFKGKDLMAKKRECLQAYSWWRTPQKKRKKKNKIKPGRIEFVPSSSSARPDYSIFVGELTPEVDDFQLYDYFLKRYPSCIDCKIATDLLGYSRLKAEFQRYQSYNYNDYYQDYQNYYSQWGYDPYADYNYSSYTPYDNMQAVGDCSLGDAVMAPAVFEETSAMTEISDDLITEDPQLYLDVDEMNRQFMETSEELYDSLMNCHWQPLDTVTSDIPPAI